Proteins found in one Streptomyces sp. NBC_00461 genomic segment:
- a CDS encoding DNA polymerase III subunit alpha, translating to MQHCGFTHLHVASGYSARYGASLPGALVQRAAERGMTTLALTDRDTVAGTVRFATAAAAAGIRPVFGVDVAVAPLAPPDPAAGRPRTPVRGGAHVVEPPLRITLLAQNAAGWARLCRLVSAAHTEADGAAPVVSWPTLRTYADQDLVVLLGPASEPVRALSAGRPDVAEQLLAPWRELAGEQLRLEAVYLGRQATGAGSLRLAARTMGLADQLGVRTVVTNAVRYADPGQHRLADVLDAARLLRPVDRRHLDGGERWLKDPAVMAAAADRIAQAVGDDPARAARLLAETEATGQSCTLTPADLGLGRPHFPEPSVVGAGPERGSAMRLLRQRCETGMVARGLDTDESAVRQLRYELEVIGRLGFEGYFLAVAQVVADTRALGIRVAARGSGAGSMVNHSLFVATANPLEHRLLFERFLSERRTSLPDIDLDVESERRLEVYDAIIKRFGKERTAVTGMPETYRARHALRDTGLALGIPPQVVGDIAKSFPHLRARDIRGALAELPELRQLAAQAGKFGPLWELAEGLDALPRGYAMHPCGVILSNAALLDRLPVQPTPAGYPMVQADKEDVEDLGLLKLDVLGVRMQSAMAYAVAEIRRTTGRLLDLDNPDHVSLNDQQAFEMIRASDTVGLFQLESPGQQDLVGRLQPRHMQDVVADISLFRPGPVSGGMPALYIAARHGAAPKYPHPDLEPVLNDTYGVVIWHEQIIAILARMTGCDRAAGDVARRALADPDRLPKVEAWFRRTAGERGYAKEVLDEVWEIVSSFGAYGFCRAHAVAFAVPALQSAYLKAHFPAYLYAGLLEHDPGMWPRRVLVADARRHGISVLPVDVNHSRRQHSVEETGQGWGVRLAFSTVKGISEAETARLAAGQPYTGLQDLWLRARPSLPLAQRLIRIGALDALSPGLTRRDLLLQAVELHRQSRNRTATDGQLPLGGELVTAAPSGLPEMTSRDKLGAELDTLSIDVSQHLMEHHHRLLRELGATDAAHLRGMVPGQKVLVAGVRASTQTPPIPSGKRVIFCTLEDGSGLVDIAFFEDSHEHVAHTVFHSGLLLVRGTVTARGPRRTVVGEMAWDLDEVAAARRDHGPQAALDLLGRTGPAPTPAQPNTPQRTLADGTAGARIHPYADLQPAGTRSADLRRLGHRSQGSAG from the coding sequence GTGCAGCACTGTGGATTTACTCATCTGCACGTCGCCTCCGGATACTCCGCCCGCTACGGCGCATCCCTCCCCGGTGCCCTCGTGCAGCGCGCTGCCGAGCGTGGGATGACGACGCTCGCGCTCACCGACCGGGACACCGTCGCGGGCACGGTCCGCTTCGCCACCGCCGCCGCGGCCGCCGGTATCCGCCCCGTCTTTGGTGTCGACGTCGCCGTCGCCCCGCTCGCCCCGCCCGACCCGGCCGCGGGCCGGCCGCGTACGCCCGTGCGCGGCGGCGCCCACGTGGTGGAACCGCCGTTGCGGATCACCCTGCTCGCGCAGAACGCGGCCGGGTGGGCACGGCTGTGCCGCCTGGTGTCCGCCGCGCACACCGAGGCCGACGGCGCGGCGCCGGTCGTGTCCTGGCCCACCCTGCGTACGTACGCCGACCAGGACCTGGTGGTGCTGCTCGGCCCGGCCTCCGAACCGGTGCGGGCCCTGTCCGCCGGCCGCCCCGACGTCGCCGAGCAGCTGCTCGCGCCGTGGCGGGAGCTGGCCGGAGAGCAGCTGCGGCTGGAGGCCGTATACCTGGGACGGCAGGCCACCGGCGCGGGCTCACTGCGGCTGGCCGCGCGCACCATGGGCCTGGCCGACCAGCTCGGCGTCCGCACGGTGGTGACCAACGCGGTCCGCTACGCCGACCCCGGCCAGCACCGGCTGGCCGACGTACTGGATGCGGCCCGGCTGCTGCGGCCCGTCGACCGCCGGCACCTGGACGGCGGCGAACGCTGGCTGAAGGACCCGGCCGTCATGGCCGCGGCCGCCGACCGCATCGCCCAGGCCGTCGGCGACGACCCCGCCCGGGCGGCCCGCCTCCTGGCCGAGACCGAGGCCACCGGCCAGTCCTGCACCCTCACCCCGGCCGATCTCGGGCTCGGGCGTCCTCACTTCCCCGAACCCTCCGTCGTCGGCGCCGGCCCCGAGCGCGGTTCGGCCATGCGGCTGCTGCGGCAGCGGTGTGAGACCGGGATGGTCGCCCGGGGCCTGGACACCGACGAAAGTGCCGTACGACAGCTCCGCTACGAGCTGGAGGTCATCGGCCGGCTGGGCTTTGAGGGGTACTTCCTGGCCGTGGCCCAGGTCGTCGCGGACACCCGGGCGCTGGGGATCCGGGTCGCCGCGCGCGGCTCCGGCGCCGGCTCCATGGTCAACCACAGCCTCTTCGTCGCCACCGCCAACCCGCTCGAACACCGGCTCCTGTTCGAGCGCTTCCTCAGCGAGAGGCGTACGTCGCTGCCGGACATCGATCTCGACGTGGAGTCCGAGCGCCGCCTGGAGGTGTACGACGCGATCATCAAGCGGTTCGGGAAGGAGCGGACCGCGGTCACCGGCATGCCCGAGACCTACCGGGCCCGGCACGCCCTGCGGGACACCGGCCTCGCCCTCGGGATTCCGCCGCAGGTCGTCGGCGACATCGCCAAAAGCTTTCCGCACCTCCGCGCCCGGGACATCCGCGGCGCCCTGGCCGAGCTGCCGGAGCTACGCCAACTCGCTGCGCAAGCAGGGAAGTTCGGACCACTGTGGGAACTCGCCGAAGGACTGGACGCGCTGCCCCGCGGCTACGCCATGCACCCATGCGGAGTGATCCTGTCGAACGCGGCACTGCTGGACCGGCTTCCAGTACAGCCGACCCCGGCCGGCTACCCGATGGTGCAGGCCGACAAGGAGGACGTCGAAGATCTCGGCCTCCTGAAGCTCGACGTCCTGGGCGTCCGCATGCAGTCCGCGATGGCGTACGCGGTCGCTGAAATCCGCCGCACGACCGGACGCCTGCTTGATCTCGACAACCCCGACCACGTCAGCCTGAACGACCAGCAGGCCTTCGAGATGATCCGCGCCTCGGACACCGTCGGCCTCTTCCAGCTCGAAAGCCCTGGTCAGCAGGATCTGGTGGGACGTCTGCAGCCGCGGCACATGCAGGACGTCGTCGCGGACATCAGCCTCTTCAGGCCAGGACCCGTCTCAGGGGGCATGCCCGCTTTGTATATCGCCGCCCGGCACGGCGCCGCGCCCAAATACCCGCACCCGGACCTGGAGCCGGTGCTCAACGACACCTACGGCGTGGTCATCTGGCACGAGCAGATCATCGCCATCCTCGCAAGGATGACCGGCTGCGACCGTGCCGCCGGTGACGTCGCCCGCCGCGCCCTCGCCGACCCCGACCGGCTGCCGAAGGTCGAGGCCTGGTTCCGTCGCACGGCCGGGGAGCGCGGCTACGCCAAGGAGGTGCTGGATGAGGTGTGGGAGATCGTCTCCTCCTTCGGCGCGTACGGCTTCTGCCGCGCGCACGCGGTGGCCTTCGCCGTCCCCGCTCTGCAGTCCGCATATTTGAAGGCGCACTTCCCGGCGTATCTGTACGCCGGTCTGCTGGAACACGATCCGGGCATGTGGCCGCGCCGGGTCCTCGTCGCCGACGCCCGCCGCCACGGCATCTCCGTGCTGCCCGTCGACGTCAACCACTCCCGCCGGCAGCACAGTGTGGAGGAGACCGGGCAGGGCTGGGGGGTGCGCCTGGCGTTCTCCACGGTCAAGGGCATCAGCGAGGCGGAGACCGCCCGCCTGGCGGCCGGCCAGCCCTACACCGGGCTGCAGGATCTATGGTTGCGCGCCCGCCCGTCCCTGCCGCTCGCCCAGCGCCTGATCCGTATCGGCGCCCTCGATGCCCTCTCCCCCGGCCTGACCCGGCGGGACCTGCTGCTGCAGGCGGTCGAGTTGCACCGGCAGTCCCGCAACCGCACCGCCACCGACGGGCAGCTGCCGCTGGGCGGAGAGCTGGTGACCGCGGCCCCGAGCGGCCTGCCGGAAATGACGAGCCGCGACAAGCTCGGCGCCGAACTCGACACCCTCTCCATCGACGTGAGCCAGCATCTGATGGAGCACCACCACCGGCTGCTGCGCGAGCTCGGCGCGACCGATGCCGCCCACCTGCGCGGCATGGTGCCCGGACAGAAGGTGCTGGTCGCCGGAGTGCGGGCCTCCACGCAGACGCCGCCGATCCCGTCCGGCAAGCGCGTCATCTTCTGCACCCTGGAGGACGGCTCCGGCCTGGTCGACATCGCCTTCTTCGAGGACTCGCACGAGCACGTCGCGCACACCGTGTTCCACTCCGGGCTTCTGCTGGTACGTGGCACCGTCACCGCCCGCGGCCCGCGCCGCACCGTCGTCGGCGAGATGGCCTGGGACCTGGACGAGGTGGCCGCCGCCCGCCGCGACCACGGCCCCCAGGCCGCCCTCGACCTCCTCGGCCGCACCGGCCCGGCCCCCACCCCGGCACAGCCGAACACGCCCCAGCGCACGCTCGCCGACGGCACGGCCGGGGCTCGGATTCACCCATATGCCGATCTCCAGCCCGCCGGGACCCGCTCCGCGGACCTGCGCCGACTCGGGCACCGAAGCCAGGGAAGCGCAGGGTGA
- a CDS encoding DNA polymerase Y family protein gives MMSGRSILRLSFDLPPDADPELPERLRRLLEDFTPRVQMLEDGALLDLTGATRWWQRDACGVTELVQLRALAYFGVRSSAAVAGTPMLATMACALTPLGRRTVIDDSPEAIASFLRPRPVRELPGVGGKTAALLGEYGLHTVGDVADVPQHTLQRLLGARAGRALHEHAQGRDTTVVDPTPAPASLSTEHRFARDELDPAAHRRILLALADDLGARLRTTDQIATGVTCTIRYADLSATRRSRTLPEATQHTVLLARAAYAVYDSLGLQRARVRNIALRADALRPDDRATRQLTLDASDDKPLAIEAVADRARTRYGHQVIYPAALAISSRSSSARQRNGGGRAEDAHGRRAT, from the coding sequence ATGATGAGCGGCCGCAGCATCCTCCGACTATCCTTCGACCTGCCGCCCGACGCCGACCCTGAACTCCCGGAACGGCTGCGCCGCTTGCTGGAGGACTTCACACCGCGCGTGCAGATGCTTGAGGACGGTGCCCTCCTCGATCTGACCGGGGCGACCCGATGGTGGCAGCGCGATGCCTGCGGCGTCACCGAACTCGTCCAGCTCCGCGCGCTCGCCTACTTCGGGGTGCGCAGCTCGGCGGCCGTGGCCGGCACCCCGATGCTCGCCACGATGGCCTGCGCCCTCACGCCGCTCGGGCGGCGCACCGTCATCGACGACTCCCCCGAGGCGATCGCGTCCTTCCTGCGGCCCCGGCCCGTACGGGAACTTCCCGGCGTAGGCGGGAAGACCGCCGCGCTGCTGGGCGAGTACGGCCTGCACACCGTCGGCGACGTCGCCGACGTCCCTCAGCACACACTGCAGCGCCTCCTCGGTGCCCGCGCCGGCCGCGCCCTCCACGAGCACGCCCAGGGCCGCGACACCACGGTCGTCGACCCCACCCCGGCCCCGGCGAGCCTCAGCACGGAACACCGCTTTGCCCGGGACGAACTCGACCCGGCCGCCCACCGGCGCATCCTGCTCGCTCTCGCCGACGACCTCGGTGCCCGCCTCCGCACCACCGACCAGATCGCCACCGGCGTGACCTGCACGATCCGCTACGCCGACCTGAGTGCCACCCGCCGCAGCCGGACCCTGCCCGAAGCCACCCAGCACACCGTCCTCCTGGCCCGCGCCGCCTACGCGGTGTACGACTCCCTCGGCCTCCAACGCGCCCGAGTCCGCAACATCGCACTGCGCGCCGACGCCCTTCGGCCCGACGACCGGGCCACCCGGCAACTCACCCTCGACGCGTCGGACGACAAACCCCTCGCGATCGAAGCCGTCGCCGACCGCGCCCGCACCCGCTACGGGCACCAGGTGATCTACCCCGCCGCCCTCGCCATCAGCTCCCGGTCCTCGTCAGCCCGGCAGCGGAACGGAGGCGGTCGTGCAGAGGACGCGCACGGCCGTCGTGCGACATAA
- a CDS encoding tryptophan 7-halogenase, with translation MVGGGPAGAVTAGLLAKDGRRVLLLEREKFPRYHIGESLNPGLLPALERMGLRERLDEIGYLRKYGATFVWGAGVEPWDFRFNEGSPYEYVHQVRRADFDALLLARARELGAVVVEEATVKDIVQDGERVTGVTYQTKAAVTPRTARCRMLVDASGQQHLLARRFDLLNWHDDLRNIAVWSYWQGCELYAGNRAGDTLVENLPEGWIWYIPLADGTVSIGYVTPVEQYKKAAPQNAEAFLHEQLTRTCEVSRLTRNAVQVSGVRTIKDWSYQATRFQGPGWALVGDAAAFVDPLLSSGVTLAMRAAERLADGLGRVLDHPESEEEVLTRYEKNYQEFLGVILEFVRVFYDRTRLKEEYWDEAQRAIDPDALLNSKVDFVTLISGLFGTAEIFAPVDVP, from the coding sequence GTGGTCGGAGGCGGACCAGCAGGGGCGGTGACAGCCGGCTTGCTGGCCAAGGATGGCCGCCGGGTGCTGTTGCTCGAGCGAGAGAAGTTCCCCCGTTACCACATCGGGGAGTCACTCAATCCCGGTTTGCTGCCCGCACTGGAACGGATGGGCCTGCGCGAGCGACTGGACGAGATCGGATACCTGCGCAAGTACGGAGCGACGTTCGTGTGGGGCGCGGGCGTAGAGCCCTGGGACTTCCGCTTCAACGAAGGATCGCCGTACGAGTACGTGCATCAGGTGCGCCGGGCCGACTTCGACGCACTGCTGCTGGCGCGGGCCAGGGAGCTCGGTGCGGTCGTCGTCGAGGAGGCGACCGTCAAGGACATCGTCCAGGACGGCGAACGCGTCACGGGCGTGACCTACCAGACGAAGGCAGCGGTGACCCCGCGGACCGCGCGATGCCGGATGCTCGTCGACGCCTCGGGACAGCAGCACCTGCTGGCACGCCGGTTCGACCTGCTGAACTGGCACGACGACCTGCGCAACATCGCCGTGTGGTCGTACTGGCAGGGCTGCGAGCTCTACGCCGGCAACCGGGCGGGTGACACCCTCGTCGAAAACCTTCCCGAGGGCTGGATCTGGTACATCCCCCTGGCCGACGGCACGGTCAGCATCGGCTACGTGACCCCTGTGGAGCAGTACAAGAAGGCAGCCCCCCAGAACGCGGAGGCATTCCTTCACGAGCAGCTCACCCGTACCTGCGAGGTCAGCCGTCTGACCCGGAACGCGGTCCAGGTCAGCGGCGTGCGCACCATCAAGGACTGGTCGTACCAGGCGACACGCTTCCAAGGTCCGGGGTGGGCCCTGGTCGGGGACGCCGCCGCGTTCGTCGACCCGCTGCTGTCCTCGGGCGTGACGCTCGCAATGCGAGCCGCCGAGCGTCTCGCCGATGGCCTCGGGCGCGTCCTGGACCACCCCGAGTCCGAAGAGGAGGTGCTCACCCGGTACGAGAAGAACTACCAGGAATTCCTCGGCGTGATCCTGGAGTTCGTACGCGTCTTCTACGACCGGACCCGGCTCAAGGAGGAGTACTGGGACGAGGCCCAGCGCGCCATCGACCCCGACGCGTTGCTGAACAGCAAGGTCGACTTCGTCACCCTCATTTCGGGGCTCTTCGGCACCGCCGAGATCTTCGCCCCCGTCGACGTGCCGTAG
- a CDS encoding cation:proton antiporter yields the protein MTGSTVADFFLALSLVLGAAHVFGGLARRVGQPAVVGEICAGLLASPMVITTANAEAVLPVEVKPLLGALANVGLATFMFLIGYELDGGFLRDRRGAALGVAAGSVVVPMAAGVALAVPLAAMYAPGHHTAFVLFVGVAMSVTAFPVLARILADCGLNRHSVGSLALASAAIGDLVAWIGLAGVVAYASAFGQWQMALLPVYLVLMIAVVRPVLGAVVRRVQDRDRPVERLIPLLVAGLMLSCAATEWLGIHFIFGAFAFGAVMPRNVLGTLRTQIMRQMEQVGHILLPLYFVVAGVKVDLSTFTPATVLTLIAVIGVAVLSKAGGAYVGARLSGLAHSVAMPIAVLMNTRGLTEIVILAVALEKGLIDQSFYSMMVVMAVVTTAMTGPLLRLLGVHLRPTMGSRPAPCLELG from the coding sequence ATGACCGGAAGCACCGTCGCAGACTTCTTCCTGGCCCTCTCGCTCGTCCTCGGAGCCGCCCACGTCTTCGGCGGACTTGCCCGCCGCGTCGGCCAGCCTGCCGTTGTCGGAGAGATCTGCGCCGGACTGCTCGCCAGCCCCATGGTCATCACCACCGCCAACGCTGAGGCCGTCCTGCCCGTCGAGGTGAAGCCGCTGCTCGGCGCTCTCGCCAATGTTGGGCTGGCCACTTTTATGTTCCTCATCGGCTACGAGCTCGACGGTGGCTTCCTGCGCGACCGCCGCGGCGCGGCCCTAGGTGTGGCCGCCGGATCCGTTGTCGTCCCGATGGCCGCGGGCGTCGCGCTGGCTGTTCCGCTGGCCGCCATGTACGCCCCTGGCCATCACACCGCATTCGTCCTCTTCGTCGGTGTGGCGATGTCGGTGACGGCCTTCCCGGTACTGGCCCGGATCCTCGCCGACTGCGGTCTCAACCGGCACTCGGTGGGCAGCCTCGCCCTGGCCTCTGCGGCGATCGGTGACCTGGTCGCTTGGATCGGCCTCGCGGGCGTCGTCGCGTACGCCAGTGCCTTCGGCCAGTGGCAGATGGCGCTGTTGCCGGTCTATCTGGTGCTCATGATCGCCGTGGTACGCCCCGTCCTCGGTGCTGTCGTGCGCCGCGTCCAGGACCGTGACCGGCCCGTCGAACGGCTGATACCGCTGCTGGTTGCTGGTCTGATGCTTTCCTGCGCCGCCACGGAGTGGCTCGGAATCCACTTCATCTTCGGCGCCTTCGCCTTCGGCGCGGTCATGCCGCGCAACGTGCTCGGCACCCTGCGCACCCAGATCATGCGGCAGATGGAGCAGGTTGGGCACATCCTGCTGCCGCTGTACTTCGTCGTGGCCGGAGTGAAGGTCGACCTGTCCACCTTCACTCCGGCCACGGTGCTCACCCTGATCGCCGTCATTGGTGTGGCCGTGCTCTCCAAGGCGGGCGGAGCGTATGTCGGTGCCCGACTGTCCGGGCTGGCACACTCGGTGGCCATGCCCATCGCCGTCCTGATGAACACCCGTGGGCTCACCGAGATCGTCATCCTGGCTGTCGCACTCGAGAAGGGCCTGATCGACCAGAGCTTCTATTCGATGATGGTGGTCATGGCCGTCGTCACCACCGCCATGACCGGCCCGCTGCTGAGACTCCTCGGCGTACATCTCCGGCCAACAATGGGGTCGAGACCGGCACCCTGCCTCGAACTTGGGTGA
- a CDS encoding tRNA-dependent cyclodipeptide synthase → MHRERCRRVLEKRHCAVLGLSPFNSFFTPRTIRLLVAWADDWFDQVEILLPGYEAAYGQIAAGMAPRAAVRHTLNAVRTLRGAAKTALARVGREPRVHTWTAKAAHPHYQALHRAGIDAFHSEPLFRDLCEQNARAYLRTVTDRVPDADTVARNVDYILAEVPYLLDVAGIVDAESAVFCYPKPWPLQMALFDGQVPALVPADRHGYAQVTLDAVPPEGPHER, encoded by the coding sequence GTGCACCGGGAGCGATGCCGTCGGGTCCTGGAGAAACGCCACTGTGCGGTGCTGGGGCTTTCCCCGTTCAACTCCTTCTTCACCCCACGGACCATCCGCCTTCTGGTGGCCTGGGCCGACGACTGGTTCGACCAGGTGGAGATCCTGTTGCCCGGCTACGAGGCAGCGTACGGGCAGATCGCTGCCGGGATGGCGCCGCGCGCCGCGGTCCGGCACACGTTGAACGCGGTCAGGACACTGCGCGGGGCCGCCAAGACAGCACTGGCCCGGGTGGGCCGCGAACCGCGGGTCCACACCTGGACGGCCAAGGCCGCCCATCCGCATTACCAGGCTCTGCACCGGGCAGGCATCGACGCCTTCCACAGCGAGCCCCTCTTCCGTGACCTGTGCGAACAGAACGCGCGCGCCTACCTCCGCACAGTAACCGACCGAGTCCCCGACGCCGATACAGTCGCCCGCAACGTCGACTACATCCTGGCCGAAGTTCCCTACTTGCTCGATGTCGCAGGGATCGTCGACGCCGAGAGCGCTGTCTTCTGCTACCCCAAACCCTGGCCTCTCCAGATGGCCCTCTTCGACGGCCAGGTGCCCGCACTCGTTCCCGCAGACCGCCACGGCTACGCCCAGGTCACCTTGGATGCCGTACCACCGGAGGGCCCACATGAGCGCTGA
- a CDS encoding cytochrome P450, translated as MSADILDWPLPPGPHGTPPPLYETLRRKRPVCPVRMPSGEVMWLLTRREDICAVATDHHRFTRNLTYPGAPRIAGEDFNSVKGGIFNLDPPDHTRIRTILTPYYTRAAVTRYAGTIRALAHALLDEMIQGPNPADLMTGYAEPLALRFNCDMLRIPLALRTRYLECFRTQTSQTADGATIADATAQISALARTVLDAHNGSAADHPIGALLAAHREGTISEEELIGTVDYLMVTGVDPLISPTGTFVVTVLRHPRYHHGLAADPDSWPATIEELLRYHHNGYLSNPRVATEDITLHGQTIHAGQAVITPFLAACWDPDRYPKPAKFDPGRSTDGSLTFGHGAHYCLGSSLARLYLDIALRELFARLPDLALAVDDIPWDENILFTRPALLPVTW; from the coding sequence ATGAGCGCTGACATCCTCGACTGGCCTCTCCCCCCTGGCCCGCATGGCACGCCACCGCCCCTGTACGAGACGCTGCGCAGAAAACGACCCGTCTGCCCGGTGCGCATGCCCTCCGGCGAGGTCATGTGGCTCCTGACCCGCCGGGAAGACATCTGCGCGGTCGCCACCGACCACCACCGCTTCACCCGCAACCTCACCTACCCCGGCGCGCCCCGCATCGCCGGCGAGGACTTCAACAGCGTCAAGGGCGGCATCTTCAATCTCGACCCGCCCGACCACACCCGCATCCGCACCATCCTGACCCCCTACTACACACGCGCCGCAGTCACCCGCTACGCCGGCACGATCCGTGCCCTGGCTCACGCCCTGCTGGACGAGATGATCCAGGGCCCCAACCCGGCGGACCTGATGACCGGATACGCCGAACCGCTGGCCCTGCGATTCAACTGCGACATGCTGCGCATTCCCCTGGCCCTGCGCACCCGCTACCTGGAGTGCTTCCGTACCCAGACCTCCCAGACCGCCGACGGTGCCACCATCGCGGACGCCACCGCGCAGATCAGCGCCCTGGCCCGCACCGTGCTCGACGCGCACAACGGCTCCGCCGCCGACCACCCCATCGGTGCCCTGCTCGCCGCCCACCGCGAGGGCACCATCAGCGAGGAGGAGCTCATCGGCACCGTCGACTACCTCATGGTCACCGGCGTCGACCCGCTCATCTCACCCACCGGCACCTTTGTGGTGACCGTGCTGCGCCACCCGCGCTACCACCACGGCTTGGCCGCCGACCCCGACAGCTGGCCCGCCACGATCGAAGAGCTCCTGCGCTACCACCACAACGGCTACCTCTCCAACCCTCGCGTCGCCACTGAAGACATCACCCTGCACGGCCAGACCATCCACGCCGGACAGGCCGTCATCACCCCGTTCCTGGCCGCCTGCTGGGACCCGGACCGCTATCCCAAGCCGGCCAAATTCGATCCCGGCCGCAGCACGGACGGCTCGCTGACCTTCGGCCACGGTGCCCATTACTGCCTCGGCTCCAGCCTCGCGCGCCTCTACCTGGACATCGCCCTGCGCGAACTCTTCGCTCGACTGCCGGATTTGGCCCTCGCCGTCGACGACATCCCCTGGGACGAGAACATCCTCTTCACCCGCCCCGCCCTACTGCCCGTCACCTGGTGA
- a CDS encoding class I SAM-dependent methyltransferase: MWPSPSTTSPGTRTSSSPAPPYCPSPGEACKETAVDSAFDDLAPAYERTAQHMPFREHVEAHSLLAVIGDITGQAVLDLGCGSGLYTRRTKQLGAARAVGIDSSHGMLDHARRLEQQAPLGVTYLHRDVAHQGPDPMTDHAFDLVIAIHLTPYATTHDELTGICRTARRALRTNGGRFVAACLNPDFNTTPGWYHPYGFDLTCTSTAEGAPVTLHGHLPGQEFRLTGYYWSTHAHETALAAAGFDHTTWHRPTVSPQGSRLHGAPYWKPYLDFPHTLITESTVQPTPRPTGTEQQAGTETLGSGVSARTPPLG; the protein is encoded by the coding sequence ATTTGGCCCTCGCCGTCGACGACATCCCCTGGGACGAGAACATCCTCTTCACCCGCCCCGCCCTACTGCCCGTCACCTGGTGAAGCCTGCAAGGAGACCGCTGTGGACAGCGCATTCGACGACCTGGCCCCGGCCTACGAACGCACCGCCCAGCACATGCCGTTCCGCGAACATGTGGAGGCCCACAGCCTCCTTGCCGTCATCGGCGACATCACCGGCCAGGCCGTCCTCGACCTGGGCTGCGGATCCGGCCTGTACACCCGCCGCACCAAACAGCTTGGAGCTGCCCGCGCCGTTGGCATCGACAGTTCCCACGGCATGCTCGACCACGCCCGCCGCCTCGAACAGCAAGCCCCTCTGGGGGTGACCTACCTGCACCGCGACGTAGCCCACCAGGGACCGGACCCGATGACCGATCACGCCTTCGATCTCGTCATCGCCATCCATCTGACCCCCTACGCCACCACCCACGACGAACTCACTGGCATCTGCCGCACCGCCCGCAGGGCCCTGCGCACCAACGGCGGCCGTTTCGTAGCGGCATGCCTTAACCCTGACTTCAACACCACGCCCGGCTGGTACCACCCCTACGGCTTCGACCTGACCTGCACTAGCACCGCAGAAGGCGCCCCCGTCACCCTCCACGGTCACCTCCCCGGCCAGGAATTCCGCCTCACCGGCTACTACTGGTCCACCCACGCCCACGAAACCGCCCTGGCAGCCGCCGGCTTTGACCACACCACCTGGCACCGCCCCACCGTCTCCCCCCAAGGCTCCCGTCTCCACGGCGCCCCCTACTGGAAGCCGTACCTCGACTTCCCGCACACCCTCATCACCGAAAGCACCGTCCAGCCGACACCACGGCCTACCGGCACGGAACAGCAGGCCGGCACCGAAACCCTCGGTTCCGGTGTCTCCGCCCGGACGCCGCCCCTCGGTTGA
- a CDS encoding DUF6207 family protein, translating to MAQNLRRAEHVLTDVDPIRETHLSEPGLLVIDVAGFDDATVFAFQAAIARLWGTSTAESTTRDAGQPGVRLRMYTDLRQVLGEASPPEPAPSAT from the coding sequence TTGGCGCAGAACCTCCGCCGTGCCGAGCACGTACTGACAGACGTGGACCCGATCCGAGAAACTCACCTGTCCGAACCCGGCCTGCTCGTCATCGACGTGGCGGGCTTCGACGATGCCACCGTCTTCGCCTTCCAGGCCGCGATCGCCCGTTTGTGGGGGACCTCGACGGCCGAGAGCACCACCCGGGATGCCGGCCAGCCCGGTGTGCGGCTGCGGATGTACACCGATCTGCGACAGGTCCTCGGGGAGGCATCTCCGCCGGAGCCCGCGCCGTCGGCAACGTAG